One segment of Desulfosudis oleivorans Hxd3 DNA contains the following:
- a CDS encoding RrF2 family transcriptional regulator, with amino-acid sequence MRLTTKSRYGTRLILDLALYGKEEPVRLSEVSKRQGISLKYLEKLIRRMRRAGLVESSRGPYGGYKLAKAPEDISVGDIVRVMEGGTSITDCSERESVCGVCNRAGECLSRHIWVETSKAMFNALDEFRIGDLIENSTTILKSSKDSPTPSPPV; translated from the coding sequence ATGCGACTGACCACCAAGAGCCGCTACGGCACCCGTTTGATCCTGGATCTGGCCCTTTATGGAAAAGAGGAACCGGTCCGGCTCTCCGAAGTCTCTAAAAGACAGGGGATCTCCCTGAAGTACCTTGAAAAGCTGATCCGCCGCATGCGCAGGGCCGGCCTGGTGGAGAGCAGCCGGGGCCCCTATGGTGGCTACAAGCTGGCAAAGGCCCCGGAGGATATCTCCGTGGGCGACATCGTCCGGGTCATGGAGGGCGGCACATCCATCACCGACTGTTCTGAACGGGAGAGTGTCTGCGGCGTGTGCAACCGGGCCGGAGAGTGCCTCTCCCGCCACATCTGGGTGGAGACCAGCAAGGCCATGTTCAACGCCCTGGACGAATTTCGCATCGGCGATCTGATTGAAAACTCCACTACGATCCTGAAAAGCAGCAAAGACAGCCCAACACCGTCACCGCCCGTCTGA